TTCCGACGGCGCGGCCAGGCCCGGACGGCCGCCTTCACCGGCCAGCGCAGCCTGCAAGGCGCCTTCGCGCAGGTGGACGCCCATCGCGCCGATGTCGGCGCCGGACGGCTGCTGGTACAGGCGCAGGCCCAGTTCGGGCAGGATGGCCAGCAGATGGTCGAAGATGTCGCCCTGGATGCGCTCGTACTCGACCCAGGCGGTGACGGCGGTAAAGCAATAGACCTCGACCGGGATGCCCTCGGAGGTGGGCTCCATCATGCGCACCATCATCGCCATGTCCTGGCGGACCTCGGGATTCTGCTTCAGGTAGGCCAGCGCATAGGCGCGCAAGGTGCCGATATTGGTCAGGCGGCGGCGGTTGGCCGGCACGCTGGCCAGTTCGCCCATGGTCTGGTTGGCCTGGGCGATATCGTGGGTCTTGGCCTGCAGGTAGTCGTGCAAGAGGCGAAAACGCATCAGCCGCTGCGCCTCGTCGTCGGTCAGGAAGCGCACGCTGGCCGAGTCGATGCGGACGGTGCGCTTGATGCGCCGTCCGCCCGATTCGAACATGTGGCGGTAGTTGCGGTAGCTCTCCGAGAACAGCTTGTAGGTGGGCACCGTGGTGACGGTGTTGTCCCAGTTCTGCACCTTGACCGTATGCAGCGCGATATCCTTGACGAAGCCGTCGGCGTTGGACTGCGGCATTTCGATCCAGTCGCCGATGCGCAGCATGTCGTTGCTGGTCAGCTGGGTGCTGGCCACCAGCGACAGCAGCGTGTCCTTGAACACCAGCAGC
The sequence above is drawn from the Achromobacter xylosoxidans genome and encodes:
- a CDS encoding mechanosensitive ion channel family protein translates to MPLEWEELVTQLDTHLPREAWAQTLIGIGALILAALFVQWVVARVVLLLAHRVLVLSGRGDWDKALQRRRAYQNLWYAVPFAVVSLGIDLVPHVERAVTIVGRLAHAGAWICVFMAFSGVLSAWQDTYSATTRAQTRSIKGYIQIGKLILMAVCTVLVLSILIDRSPLWMISGLGALSAVLLLVFKDTLLSLVASTQLTSNDMLRIGDWIEMPQSNADGFVKDIALHTVKVQNWDNTVTTVPTYKLFSESYRNYRHMFESGGRRIKRTVRIDSASVRFLTDDEAQRLMRFRLLHDYLQAKTHDIAQANQTMGELASVPANRRRLTNIGTLRAYALAYLKQNPEVRQDMAMMVRMMEPTSEGIPVEVYCFTAVTAWVEYERIQGDIFDHLLAILPELGLRLYQQPSGADIGAMGVHLREGALQAALAGEGGRPGLAAPSERGLTDEKMPR